One Aegilops tauschii subsp. strangulata cultivar AL8/78 chromosome 7, Aet v6.0, whole genome shotgun sequence genomic window carries:
- the LOC109753878 gene encoding uncharacterized protein, producing the protein MIEGGSHMQPQPGNAHTANSEQPEPATTPMNGMAASGPGNGQMADEAAASGATEDIEAAGNNNGQGPPNRSSSIKDDFEFLWRLRKYLLLLAVLAVGVTYNAGLSPPGGFQMDRLDRHAGDPLLPLKFFRRYEAFFYCNATAFAASLVLIILLLSRGVASKHVWLRSMQFTMILDLFSLMGAYAAGSCRVLRSSIYILVLVCSVFAYVAVHILLFMRVVPQPLKDQVQKTRDIILKKLKRMLKKVPSICPVSDPDGQRSNRDYAREIEEARKFILMLATFAATITYQAGISPPGGFWGANNPEHRAATFVLRKHNLLRFNIFMCCNATSFVASLVTVILLLSTELSTHGIRTQALSVCVVADLLGLIGAYASGSCRDVATSLSVILIIAVVLICVLILVICLHCKAVTVWVDGALKPALDKMLSALSLGQDDSPRAHQQCTYCQRMHHQDTELVSQRTHQQDTDLDSQRIHQQDTELDSQRAQQQDAELDSQRIREQDTELDSLTTHQQATEHVVRDTEAEGVMSNLQCYSADRNLVSTGDVRSVSTSDLDSMEDIMPTTLRQSHDQSEHAAIKVVCSSSTDALTTEEVPSDNLEIQPAGGQQVAIPMALSSSDSRNSIQGTLPLQGSVDENATSGNLRIDADDPAMGCELPDNHGDSTEQHAQQMSNNPTSADDRDVRLEIDNTANDQAPQHQRCIKCSCRNPDDAFLKKSRTYLLLLAILAVSLTYQAGLNPPGGFWTSNATKHSAGDPILGDSGRVWTSSGTKHSAGDPILEDNYHKRYLAFFYFNATAFAASLVMILMLLSRKMSNKVIKRRALQTAMITDLLALMGAFVVGSCREKTKSIYISVSIFIVVAYVPLHVFVFRHNGWLKVCVTQRMKFAPPQTDNESRDAKEKDLARRRNLLFILAILAATVTYQAGLNPPGGIWPDENSKGGKPGNPVLQDSHPERYNVFYYSNAVSFASSVAVIILLVNRESCEDGIKSYAIRVCLVAGLLGLLIAYSAGTCRKARPVIYLIVIASAALTCLVIQVLVLQDALDGPLTWLRGRLREILHLEPDSETPLESSDEENKERNAQGSGPLISEKKEKKRQKYLMLLSVLAASIAYQAGLNPPGGFWPDDTPKNGYKAGNPVLKDINSWRYMVFYVFNSISFMSSIAVVMLLLSKSVRQKVPLQALHFIMILDLLALMTAYAAGSCRKFRTSIFILVVVCCVLVYLLFIIILSSRIARWLKKQKNKVASLLLEPSHAAATSA; encoded by the coding sequence ATGATTGAGGGCGGCTCACACATGCAGCCTCAGCCGGGGAACGCTCACACGGCGAACAGCGAGCAGCCCGAGCCGGCCACCACGCCGATGAACGGCATGGCTGCTTCGGGGCCAGGCAATGGCCAGATGGCAGATGAAGCAGCCGCCAGCGGAGCGACGGAGGATATCGAGGCGGCCGGCAACAACAATGGGCAAGGTCCGCCCAACAGGTCATCCAGCATCAAGGATGATTTCGAGTTCTTGTGGAGGCTGCGGAAGTATTTGCTACTTCTGGCGGTGTTGGCCGTTGGTGTCACCTACAATGCTGGGTTGAGCCCGCCGGGGGGATTTCAGATGGACAGACTTGACCGCCAtgccggcgatcctctcctcccACTTAAATTCTTCCGGCGATACGAAGCCTTCTTTTACTGCAACGCCACAGCCTTTGCTGCTTCTCTAGTCTTGATCATCTTGCTTCTGAGTAGGGGAGTGGCGAGCAAGCATGTCTGGCTTCGCTCGATGCAGTTTACCATGATCCTGGATCTTTTCAGTCTCATGGGGGCATATGCCGCGGGGAGTTGCAGAGTACTAAGGTCTTCCATTTACATATTGGTGCTGGTCTGTTCTGTTTTCGCCTATGTTGCGGTTCATATCCTGTTGTTCATGAGGGTAGTTCCACAGCCGTTAAAAGATCAGGTGCAGAAAACCCGGGATATCATTCTGAAGAAGCTGAAACGCATGCTAAAAAAGGTGCCATCTATTTGCCCTGTCTCTGATCCTGACGGGCAAAGGAGCAACCGAGATTACGCAAGGGAGATCGAGGAGGCTCGCAAGTTCATATTGATGCTTGCAACCTTTGCTGCTACTATCACATACCAAGCTGGGATAAGTCCACCTGGTGGCTTTTGGGGTGCAAATAATCCTGAACACCGTGCAGCTACTTTTGTTCTCCGCAAGCACAATCTCCTCCGCTTCAATATTTTCATGTGTTGCAATGCGACCTCTTTTGTGGCGTCTTTGGTCACAGTCATACTGCTTCTGAGCACGGAACTGAGCACGCATGGGATAAGGACTCAAGCGCTGTCTGTGTGCGTCGTGGCTGATCTGCTGGGGCTCATTGGTGCTTATGCTTCAGGGAGCTGCAGGGATGTTGCAACATCGTTGTCAGTGATACTCATAATTGCTGTGGTTCTTATCTGTGTTCTGATTCTTGTCATTTGCCTTCATTGCAAAGCTGTAACGGTGTGGGTGGATGGGGCGCTGAAGCCAGCACTTGACAAAATGCTGAGtgcgctgtcattggggcaagaTGATTCTCCAAGAGCTCACCAGCAATGTACATATTGTCAGAGAATGCACCATCAAGATACAGAGCTTGTTTCTCAGAGAACTCACCAGCAAGATACAGATCTTGATTCTCAGAGGATTCACCAACAAGATACAGAGCTTGACTCTCAGAGAGCTCAGCAGCAAGATGCAGAACTTGATTCTCAGAGGATTCGCGAGCAAGATACAGAGCTTGATTCTCTGACAACTCACCAGCAAGCTACAGAGCATGTAGTTCGAGATACAGAAGCAGAAGGTGTCATGTCGAATTTGCAATGCTACTCTGCTGACAGAAATCTTGTATCAACTGGAGATGTGAGATCTGTATCAACCAGTGATTTGGATAGCATGGAGGACATCATGCCAACAACACTACGTCAATCTCATGACCAGAGTGAACATGCTGCAATTAAAGTTGTATGCTCATCATCAACAGATGCCCTAACTACCGAGGAAGTTCCATCGGACAACTTGGAAATACAACCTGCTGGCGGTCAGCAGGTTGCAATCCCCATGGCACTATCATCAAGTGACAGTAGAAATTCTATCCAAGGTACTTTACCGTTGCAGGGCTCGGTGGACGAAAATGCAACATCTGGTAACCTGAGGATAGATGCTGATGATCCGGCAATGGGATGTGAATTACCCGACAACCATGGGGACAGCACAGAACAGCATGCTCAGCAAATGTCCAATAACCCTACTAGTGCAGATGATCGTGATGTTAGATTAGAGATCGACAACACTGCCAATGATCAAGCCCCACAGCATCAGAGATGTATTAAATGCAGCTGTAGAAATCCAGATGATGCTTTTCTGAAGAAGTCACGCACTTACCTATTGCTTCTTGCAATTCTTGCCGTGTCTTTGACATATCAAGCTGGTTTAAATCCACCAGGTGGCTTCTGGACATCAAATGCCACAAAGCACTCTGCTGGTGATCCCATTCTTGGGGACAGTGGTCGCGTCTGGACATCAAGTGGCACTAAGCACTCTGCTGGTGATCCCATTCTTGAGGACAATTATCATAAGAGATACCTTGCCTTCTTTTATTTCAATGCCACTGCATTTGCAGCCTCCCTTGTCATGATCCTTATGCTCCTGAGCAGGAAGATGAGCAACAAGGTTATAAAACGCCGGGCACTGCAGACAGCAATGATAACCGATTTGCTTGCTCTAATGGGGGCCTTTGTTGTTGGGAGTTGCAGGGAGAAGACAAAATCTATTTACATATCAGTGTCGATATTTATCGTGGTTGCATATGTTCCTCTCCATGTTTTTGTATTTAGGCATAATGGATGGTTGAAAGTGTGTGTTACCCAGAGGATGAAGTTTGCACCACCTCAGACAGATAATGAGTCAAGAGATGCTAAGGAGAAGGACTTGGCGCGGAGGCGGAATTTGCTCTTTATTCTTGCAATTCTGGCGGCAACTGTCACGTACCAAGCTGGCCTGAACCCTCCAGGAGGCATTTGGCCTGATGAGAACAGTAAGGGTGGCAAACCAGGCAATCCAGTTCTTCAAGACAGCCACCCAGAGCGCTATAATGTTTTCTACTACTCGAACGCCGTCTCATTTGCGTCATCTGTGGCTGTCATCATTCTTCTTGTTAACAGGGAATCATGTGAGGATGGAATCAAGTCGTACGCAATTCGTGTGTGCTTGGTAGCAGGTTTGCTGGGCCTCCTGATTGCTTATTCTGCAGGAACCTGCAGGAAAGCGAGACCGGTAATATATCTTATTGTCATAGCCTCTGCAGCTCTAACATGCCTTGTGATTCAAGTACTTGTACTACAAGATGCATTAGATGGGCCACTGACCTGGTTAAGGGGTCGGTTGCGGGAGATTCTTCATCTAGAGCCTGACTCTGAGACACCGCTGGAAAGTTCAGATGAAGAAAACAAGGAACGTAATGCTCAGGGGTCAGGCCCCCTTATCAGTGAGAAGAAGGAAAAGAAGAGACAGAAGTACTTGATGCTTCTTTCGGTTCTTGCTGCATCCATTGCGTACCAAGCCGGTCTAAACCCGCCTGGTGGCTTCTGGCCTGATGACACTCCCAAAAATGGTTACAAGGCTGGCAACCCGGTACTTAAGGACATAAACTCCTGGCGCTACATGGTATTCTATGTCTTCAATTCCATCTCTTTCATGTCATCTATTGCTGTAGTCATGCTTCTGCTGAGTAAATCTGTGAGACAGAAGGTTCCGCTCCAAGCATTGCACTTCATCATGATACTGGACCTGTTGGCTCTGATGACAGCTTATGCAGCTGGAAGTTGCAGAAAGTTCAGGACTTCAATATTCATCCTCGTGGTAGTATGTTGTGTGCTGGTGTACCTTCTGTTTATTATTATCTTGTCAAGTCGCATAGCAAGATggctgaaaaaacagaaaaacaagGTGGCTTCCTTGCTGCTGGAGCCTAGCCATGCTGCTGCAACTTCAGCATGA